AAAGGGTAGAAAAGGAGTTAAGATAGGTCTATTCCAAGATCCAGCAACAGGAAAATACTTTAGAGGAAAAGTACCAGACGACTACCCAGAATGTGGATAAACAAATAAAACAAACATTTTTTTTAAAAATATTACCCTTCACCCCAAGATTATCACTAAATAAACTGTTCAGTTCTCTAGGGATGAAAAGCTATTATGTTTATCTAACTTTATCTCTGTTCTTCATGATAAATGAACGTGATTATTCTCAATAGATCTTTAATATTTTGATTGCTCCATAGATAATATGTTAGAGTTAAACGGTTAATAAGGTTCTACATCTACTAGTTGTGTTATAGGAGTGAGTAGATTGGGTTATATATGATGTTTATTGATACTATCTTGAAAATGAATAGATCGTTAATTCTATCATATTTTATGGGATTTAATATTAAATTAGCAAAGAAGATAGTTGAGAGAGGTATAGAAAAAGGGTATAGGTTTTCTGTATATATAGATGAAAGTTTAGCTCGTTTATCTTTTGAGAGGCTTTTAAGTGAAACTATTGAGAGAGAGATATGTATAATGCCAGATTGTAGGGATTATGATTATATAGTAGCTTTAATTTCTAATCCATATAATTTTGTATCTATATCTAATTATCAAAGGTTTATAGCTATTATGTCCCAGAAACCTAGAGGCTTATTAAGTAGAGGTGTATTTGATGAGGTTTGTAGTACTAAGAAGTCTAATATTTATATCAGTATGATATGTAGACATGGAAACTTCTATTTGTTTAGAGTTGAGGATAATGATATTGTTGAAGAACATATCCCTAGAACAATGATATCTATATACAACGATCTAAAAGGTTATGTAACTATGTATGGATCCATAAAAGCTTCTGATTTCTCTAAGTATATAGCTAGAAAATATGGATATAGTAAGGAAGAGGCTATTAGGATAATTAGAGAGGCAATAAGTTTAGGTATCTTTAGATATAGCTATGGATACCTGTCTCCAGGAATTGAAATTGAATAGTAAACCTATTTAAGGGTTTATTACTAATTCAAGTATTGGGATAGATCTTGGGAGGAATTTTTGGTGCTTTATCTCCAAAAAAGAGTAATGTTATAGATGTTGTGATTAGCGGTTTAAAGAGATTGGAATATAGAGGCTTCAGTGGAAGTGGTATAGCATTTTTACAAGATAATGATTTAGTTATATATAAAGATGCTGTTAGAATTGATAAACTTATAGAGCTATATAGATTAGATGAAGTTTCGAGCTGGATTGCTATAGGCCAGACTAGATATGCTACCCATGGAAAGCCTCATAAGAATAATACTGAGCCTCATACCGATTGTAAGAATTCTCTAGCTATAGTCGGTGATGGAGCTATAGAAAACTATGAGTTTCTTAAGGATGCCACAATAATACGTGGACACAAAGTTGTATCGAAATGTGATTTTGAGATTATAGTTCATATGATTGAAGATGAATTAGGTAGATATAGAGATATTGTTAGAAGTATTAATAGTGTTGTTAAAGATCTTGAAGGATTCTATACATTTGCGCTACTTCTTAGAGACTATAACTCTATTGTTTTATATACATCGCTTCAACCAATATTTATAGGTATTTCAAAGAATATATATCTATTTTCATCAAATAAAAGTTCTATGTATGGTATAGCAGATAGATATATCGAACTTGGTGCAAATGAACTTGGAATTATTTCTGAGAATGGAGTTGATGTATATAGTCTCTCTACACAGTCCAGGGTTGTAAAAGAGGAGAGGAATCTCGATGTTGATCCTAGATTTATAGATAGAGGTGGTTTTCCACATCATATGATTAGAGAGATCTATGAGATACCTTTCTCATTATTGAGAACTATATCATCTGTACAAGATAAATATTTATCGCTTAGTGCTAGATTCATTATTGAAGCTAGAAATGTATTTATAATAGGTAATGGAACTAGTCTTCATGCAGGTCTTGTGGCATCATATTATCTATCAGAGTTAGCAAATGTTAATCCAATAGTAGTTAGTGCTGCAGAATTTCCTCTCTACTACGTAGATAATATAGCACCGGGATCGCTGGTTATAGCAATTTCACAATCTGGAGAGACAGGAGATGTTCTACAATCTGTTTATGAAGCTAAGCTAAGGGGTGCTACAATTCTTGGAATAACCAACTACATTGGTTCTCGCTTAGCCAATCTATCCAATATATATCTACCGATAGGAGCGGGTCCCGAAATTTCTATACCAGCAACAAAGACATTTACATCAACCTTAATGCTTCTCTATATGCTTGCACTAAAAGCCTCAAGATATAGAGGAAATATTGATGAATCTGAATATAAGGATGGAATTAAATATGCTAAGATCATGGCACAAAGTCTTAATGAGTATATGCATAGGATAGATAAAGATGTAGCAAAAGTAGTGAAATTCATATCACAGTGTAGAAGTGGCTATATAGTTTCACGAGGAATTACATATCCAATAGCATTAGAAGGTGCTTTAAAATTTAAGGAGACAGCCTATGTTCATGCGGAGGGTGTTGAAGCTGGAGAATTTAAACATGGA
Above is a genomic segment from Ignisphaera aggregans DSM 17230 containing:
- a CDS encoding conserved hypothetical protein (KEGG: smr:Smar_0237 hypothetical protein~SPTR: A3DL40 Chromatin protein Cren7~PFAM: Chromatin protein Cren7), with the protein product MAACTKPVRVKTPDGAEKELVPKKVWGLAPKGRKGVKIGLFQDPATGKYFRGKVPDDYPECG
- a CDS encoding sugar isomerase (SIS) (COGs: COG0449 Glucosamine 6-phosphate synthetase contains amidotransferase and phosphosugar isomerase domains~InterPro IPR001347:IPR000583~KEGG: tpe:Tpen_1094 glutamine amidotransferase, class-II~PFAM: sugar isomerase (SIS); glutamine amidotransferase class-II~SPTR: A1RZ63 Glutamine amidotransferase, class-II~PFAM: SIS domain; Glutamine amidotransferases class-II~TIGRFAM: glucosamine--fructose-6-phosphate aminotransferase (isomerizing)); amino-acid sequence: MGGIFGALSPKKSNVIDVVISGLKRLEYRGFSGSGIAFLQDNDLVIYKDAVRIDKLIELYRLDEVSSWIAIGQTRYATHGKPHKNNTEPHTDCKNSLAIVGDGAIENYEFLKDATIIRGHKVVSKCDFEIIVHMIEDELGRYRDIVRSINSVVKDLEGFYTFALLLRDYNSIVLYTSLQPIFIGISKNIYLFSSNKSSMYGIADRYIELGANELGIISENGVDVYSLSTQSRVVKEERNLDVDPRFIDRGGFPHHMIREIYEIPFSLLRTISSVQDKYLSLSARFIIEARNVFIIGNGTSLHAGLVASYYLSELANVNPIVVSAAEFPLYYVDNIAPGSLVIAISQSGETGDVLQSVYEAKLRGATILGITNYIGSRLANLSNIYLPIGAGPEISIPATKTFTSTLMLLYMLALKASRYRGNIDESEYKDGIKYAKIMAQSLNEYMHRIDKDVAKVVKFISQCRSGYIVSRGITYPIALEGALKFKETAYVHAEGVEAGEFKHGPQSLLDENIFTIFIIPTEKIAIEPTYSLISMAKEYKTKTIVIGYEGDQKLDELGDIPVIKLPAVKRHLTPIIATIPLQFLAYRLGIELGRPIDTPRYLSKTVH